One genomic region from Lysobacterales bacterium encodes:
- a CDS encoding AAA family ATPase has protein sequence MSSPKLVVCMGVSGSGKSTLARALSACLNWPMLEGDDFHSDLNRNHMASGKPLTEEMREPWLASICSGLRARNSDCVLACSALRRSHRDRLRSVGWNTRFLLLELSPDNARARHERRRGHFMPSSLVDSQFEALEWPLGEHDVSRLDARLPVRELVTLALIEMDQATEDR, from the coding sequence ATGAGTTCGCCCAAGCTTGTGGTCTGCATGGGCGTCAGCGGCAGCGGCAAGAGCACGCTGGCGCGCGCGCTGTCGGCCTGTCTCAACTGGCCCATGCTCGAGGGCGACGACTTCCACAGCGATCTCAATCGCAACCACATGGCCTCCGGCAAACCCCTGACCGAAGAGATGCGCGAGCCCTGGCTGGCTTCGATCTGCAGCGGCCTGCGCGCGCGAAACAGCGATTGCGTACTGGCCTGCAGCGCGCTGCGACGCAGCCATCGCGATCGCCTGCGCAGCGTGGGCTGGAACACCCGCTTCCTGCTGCTTGAGCTGAGCCCCGACAACGCCCGCGCCCGCCACGAGCGACGTCGCGGACACTTCATGCCGTCCAGCCTGGTCGACAGCCAGTTCGAGGCGCTCGAATGGCCACTCGGCGAGCACGATGTCAGCCGTCTGGACGCTCGCCTGCCCGTGCGCGAGCTGGTGACCTTGGCGCTGATCGAGATGGATCAGGCGACAGAGGACAGGTGA